From Micromonospora nigra, one genomic window encodes:
- the trxA gene encoding thioredoxin, giving the protein MGATKAVTDASFTADVLKSDKPVLVDFWAEWCGPCRKVSPLLEEIAGEMGDQVTIVKLNIDENPETARAYRVMSVPTLTIFKGGEPVQSIAGAKPKGELVKLIESAL; this is encoded by the coding sequence GTGGGAGCAACCAAGGCGGTCACCGACGCGAGCTTCACCGCCGACGTCCTGAAGTCCGACAAGCCGGTCCTGGTCGATTTCTGGGCCGAGTGGTGCGGGCCGTGCCGTAAGGTCTCGCCACTGCTGGAGGAGATCGCCGGCGAGATGGGCGACCAGGTCACCATCGTCAAGCTCAACATCGACGAGAACCCGGAGACCGCCCGCGCCTACCGGGTGATGTCCGTGCCGACCCTCACCATCTTCAAGGGCGGCGAGCCGGTCCAGTCGATCGCCGGCGCCAAGCCCAAGGGTGAGTTGGTCAAGCTCATCGAATCGGCCCTCTGA
- a CDS encoding GNAT family N-acetyltransferase, with amino-acid sequence MSRRLVSLTLDTLEDLPRPCRQCVYWELDPVSADRACAAGDPGLEKEAWVSQTLLEWGSCGKLVYVDGMPAGFVLYAPPAYVPRSMAFPTSPVSADAALLMTASVVPAFAGGGLGRMLVQGVARDLTKRGIKAIEAFGDATFDDAADPAGACVAPADFFLSVGFKTVRPHPRYPRLRLELRTALSWKSDVEYALEKLLGSMSPETLLRPVRPAPATRSTGG; translated from the coding sequence ATGTCGCGACGCCTGGTCAGCCTGACCCTGGACACCCTTGAGGATCTGCCCCGTCCGTGCCGGCAGTGCGTCTACTGGGAGCTTGATCCGGTTTCCGCCGACCGGGCCTGCGCCGCCGGCGATCCCGGGCTGGAGAAGGAGGCGTGGGTCTCGCAGACCCTGCTGGAGTGGGGGTCGTGCGGCAAGCTCGTCTACGTCGACGGGATGCCGGCCGGCTTCGTCCTGTACGCCCCGCCGGCCTACGTGCCCCGGTCCATGGCCTTCCCCACGTCTCCGGTCTCCGCCGACGCGGCGCTGCTGATGACCGCCAGCGTGGTGCCCGCGTTCGCCGGGGGCGGGCTGGGCCGGATGCTGGTCCAGGGGGTGGCCCGGGACCTCACCAAGCGTGGCATCAAGGCGATCGAGGCGTTCGGGGACGCCACGTTCGACGACGCCGCCGACCCGGCCGGGGCCTGCGTCGCCCCCGCCGACTTCTTCCTCTCCGTCGGCTTCAAGACCGTCCGGCCGCACCCGCGCTACCCCCGCCTGCGCCTCGAGCTCAGGACGGCGCTGAGCTGGAAGTCCGACGTCGAGTACGCGCTGGAGAAACTGCTCGGCTCGATGAGCCCGGAGACGCTGCTGCGGCCGGTACGCCCGGCCCCTGCCACCCGCTCCACCGGCGGCTGA
- a CDS encoding N-acetylmuramoyl-L-alanine amidase: MRPIRPGDRGPAVKEIRTVLTGLDLLSVATGPYGDEFDAVTERAVRAFQQSRGLSVDGRVGAETWRALDAARWRLGARTLYHAVPEPLTGEDVRSLQERLLEMGYDVGHADAIYGSRTARAVAQFQREVGLVPDGSCGPHTMGALRRLGRKVVGGRPQWLRESDAIRQSGPTLVGRTVVVDPGHGGTDPGVVVPDGPLRWIEADLVHDLANRLEGRLAAAGVRVQLTRGSAPETCLPDIDRAQLANSLGADVFISLHLDGHANPAAEGVATYHYGTDNGVTSTTGERLAGLVQREIVARTGLRDCRTHAKAWDLLRLTRMPAVRVEVGYLTSAADRGRLVDPRFRDRVVDAIVAAVQRMYLPVERDVPTGSIDVSELRAAVAAGTVVD, encoded by the coding sequence GTGCGTCCGATCCGACCCGGTGACCGGGGACCCGCGGTGAAGGAGATCCGCACGGTGCTCACCGGCCTCGACCTGCTCTCCGTGGCCACCGGCCCGTACGGCGACGAGTTCGACGCGGTGACGGAACGGGCCGTCCGGGCCTTCCAGCAGTCCCGGGGGCTCAGCGTGGACGGCCGGGTGGGCGCGGAGACCTGGCGGGCCCTGGACGCCGCCCGCTGGCGGCTCGGGGCCCGCACCCTCTACCACGCGGTGCCCGAGCCGCTGACCGGCGAGGACGTCCGGTCGTTGCAGGAGCGCCTGCTGGAGATGGGGTACGACGTGGGGCACGCGGACGCGATCTACGGCTCCCGCACCGCCCGTGCCGTGGCCCAGTTCCAGCGGGAGGTGGGGCTCGTTCCCGACGGCTCCTGCGGGCCGCACACCATGGGCGCGCTGCGTCGGCTCGGCCGCAAGGTCGTCGGCGGGCGGCCCCAGTGGCTGCGCGAGTCCGACGCGATCCGGCAGTCCGGTCCGACGCTGGTGGGGCGGACCGTGGTGGTCGACCCGGGGCACGGCGGCACCGACCCGGGGGTGGTCGTCCCCGACGGGCCGCTGCGCTGGATTGAGGCGGACCTCGTCCACGACCTGGCCAACCGGCTGGAGGGCAGGCTCGCCGCCGCCGGGGTCCGGGTGCAGCTCACCCGGGGGTCCGCCCCGGAGACGTGCCTGCCCGACATCGACCGGGCTCAGCTCGCCAACTCGCTCGGCGCCGACGTGTTCATCTCGCTGCACCTCGACGGGCACGCCAACCCGGCGGCCGAGGGCGTGGCGACCTACCACTACGGCACCGACAACGGCGTGACCTCGACCACCGGCGAACGGCTCGCCGGGCTGGTGCAGCGGGAGATCGTGGCCCGCACCGGCCTGCGCGACTGCCGTACCCACGCCAAGGCGTGGGATCTGCTCCGGCTCACCCGGATGCCCGCGGTACGGGTCGAGGTGGGATACCTGACCTCGGCTGCCGACCGGGGCCGGCTGGTGGACCCGCGGTTCCGGGACCGGGTGGTGGACGCGATCGTGGCCGCCGTGCAGCGGATGTACCTGCCCGTCGAGCGGGACGTGCCGACCGGCTCGATCGACGTCAGCGAACTGCGTGCGGCGGTGGCCGCCGGCACCGTGGTCGACTGA